In Chlamydiota bacterium, the DNA window ATTTTGTCCCTCATGCAAATGGCAAAAACATCATCGGCACTGACAAAACTTGGGATAAAAAAATGCCCTTTTATTTCAATCCTTGCCCACCCAACAACAGGGGGAGTGACTGCTTCCTTTGCATCGCTGGGTGATCTTTTAATTGCAGAACCCAAAGCCTTAATTGCTTTTGCAGGTCCTCGTGTTGTAGAACAGACCATCAAGCAACAACTTCCTAAAGAAGCGCAAAAAAGCGAATTTCTCAAAGAACATGGTTTTATTGATTGTATTGTTGAAAGAAAACAATTAAAGAGTAAAATTGCAAAGTGTTTATCATATTTTGTGGAGTAAATCATGGATGTAAAAATTAAAGTTGAAGAGGGGGCAGAGCTTCCTCAGTATGAAACTCAGGGAGCAAGTGGTTTTGATGTGCGCGCCCATATTGAAAAAGAGCGTGTGTTGGAGCCGGGAAGCATTGAGCTGGTTCCCACAGGGCTTTTTGTAGAAATTCCAAAAGGATATGAAATCCAAGTCAGAAGTCGGTCTGGATTATCCCTGAAGCATGGGATTGTGGTGTTAAATTCCCCAGGAACTATTGATAGTGATTATCGAGGGGAGATTCAATTGATTATGATGAATCATTCAAAAATCCCTTTTCGCATTGAAAATGGGATGCGTTTAGCGCAATGTGTCCTTTGTAAAGTTGAGGAAGCTCACTTTGTTGTGCAAAAAGAAGCGCTAGCGTCTACAGAACGCCAAGGGGACGGTTTTGGAAGCACAGGAGCGATGTGATGTTAGAAACATTTAAGAAAAAAGGCGACATTAACATTGTCGATTTTTTATCGCTAGATTTGATTTGTCATCTGGAGTTAAAAAATCGCGATGATATTATAGAATATTTGGTCAAACAAGCTCACAGTCACCAAAAACTTCAAGATT includes these proteins:
- the dut gene encoding Deoxyuridine 5'-triphosphate nucleotidohydrolase — protein: MDVKIKVEEGAELPQYETQGASGFDVRAHIEKERVLEPGSIELVPTGLFVEIPKGYEIQVRSRSGLSLKHGIVVLNSPGTIDSDYRGEIQLIMMNHSKIPFRIENGMRLAQCVLCKVEEAHFVVQKEALASTERQGDGFGSTGAM